The segment CGGCGGCTCGGCCTCGTCTACGGCGGTATCGGACTCATCGCGGGCGTCTTCGGCTTCATGAACACCTGGTCGCTCCCGACCGCGGTCGGACTCGCGTGGCTCGCGATGGCCGCCGCCGACGCACACCCGGCGACGCTGCTGCCCGGCGCGCTCGGCGAGCGCCTCCACTACGAGCCCGCGGTTTCGGCGGCTGCCGAGCCGGCGGAGGACGGGACGCCCGACACTGCGCCCGGCTCCGCGCTCGGTCGTCGGCTCGCCGCCGAGACGTGGCGGGTAGTCCTCGCGGGGGTGTTCGCCGCGCTCGTGGGTGTCCTCGGCGTCGCGCTCGCCTCGCCGTTCCTGATATTCGGACACGTGCCGACGAACGACGGCATCGGCTTCCTTCCCCCGAGAACCGGGCTCGCGCCGTTCCTCGTCATCTACGGCGGCATCGTGGCGCTGTTCGCCGGCTTCGTCCTCTACCGGAGCTGGCCCGAGATCCGCGCGCTGCCGACGTGGGCGTCCGTCGGCGGCGCGGTCGGTCTCCTCGCCGTCGGCGCGGTGCTCGTCCACGTGCTCGACTTCGCGGTGTTCGCGGTCGTCGGCCCCATCCTGCTCGGTATGTGGTGGCTCGTCCGAACCGACCGGGCCGGCTTCGAGGGCGTGCTCGTCGTCGCGGGCGTCGGACTCCTGCTCTCGTTCGAGGTGCTCCACGCCCGCGTCGCGCCGTACGACCTGCCGCGCTGGAACACGACGCTGAAGGTGGCGGTACAGGGCTGGACGCTCGCCGCCGCCGGGGCAGGGGGCATCACCGCACTCGTGCTCTCGGAGGCCTGGGACGCGCTCGCGAGCGAGTCCACGGCCGACGCGGACATGCCGGAGACGGCTGGCGTCGACGACGCCGGACCGGGGGCACAGGCGGACGACGCCGGTCCGCACACCCACGCCGACACGACGGCGGCGGCCGACGGCGGCTCCCCGGCACGGTCGTCTCTCGCGACGCTCGGCATCGCCGTCCTCGCCATCGGCGTCGTCCTCACGAGCACGCCGTTCGTCGCGCTGGCGTTCGCCGACGAGGTGAAAACGCCGTACGACGACGACGCGCCGGCGACCATCGACGGCCTCGCGACCCACGAGCGCTGGAAGGCCGAGGAGATCGAGGCCATCCACTGGCTCGACGACCGCGAGGGTCGCCCCGTCATCGTCGAACCCGTCGACACGCCGGTGCCCGACGACCCCGAACACATCTACGTCGAGTACGACTGGATCACGCCGGCCGCGACGCTGACCGGCCTGCCGACGGTGCTCGGCTGGGACCACCAGGTCAACTATCGCGGGGGCGAGGCGTACCTCCACCGCATGGAGCAGGTCGACGACATCTACACCGGCACCTGGGCGAACGCGACCAGCGCGCTCCGCGAGCACGACGTGCGGTACATCTACGTCGGCCCCCGCGCCAACGAGCTGTACGGCGGTGACATCCGGCAGTTCCACCACCACGACGGCATCTCGGTCGCCTTCGAGAACGACAAGGTGACCATCTACGCCGTCGACCACGACGAGCTCGCCGGCGACGACGACGAGTGGCCGGCCGAGGGGTCGGCGCGGTGGAACGGGACGGACGCGAACGCGACGGTCGCGGTCTGACCCGGTTCGTCTTCAGAGCCGTTACTGGACGCTGACGTTCGACTTCAATCGATACTCGTACTGCACCGAGCCGCGTCCCTCGACGGTTTTTCGTTCGACGTAGTCCGCTCTTGCCAGATCGGAGAGGACGCTCGAGGCCCCACCGGTGGAGTACCCGATTTCGTTCGCGACGTCGTGGCAATCCATCCAGTCTCGCGTCGACAACGCCTGACACACTCGTCCACGGTGTGAGTCCGCCTGTACGGTTGGCATGACCTATCGCTGACAGACGAACGGTATAAGCGTTCGCCCGTCGCCGGAATCCGTTCTACAGCGGCCGTTCGCCGTCGACGACGCCCTCCGCGAGCAGCGTCATGTGGTCGATGAACGGCTCGAAATCGGAGTCCTCGTCGTGTTCGACCCGGTAGCGGTGCAGATCCACCCAGACCGACGCGAGCGAGAACGCCGCCTGCACCCGGTAGAATCGCTCGTGCTTGAACGTCCGACCTGTCCGCTCCTCGTACCGGTCGACCAGCTCTCGCCGGGTTGGGCTTCCGGGGTCGGTCGTGAACGGCGCGAGCCCGCGTTCGTTCAGCTCGCGGAGGTGTGCGACTGTCCGCTCGTGCTCGGGGTAGCGCTCCGCGATGGCGTCGAGCGACGGTGTCGGGTCGTCCGCGTCGCCCCAGCGCAGCAGGAGGTAGCCGAGCTCGGTGAGCGGATCGCCGAGCAGCGCCGCCTCCCAGTCGAGGACGCCGGTTATCTCCGGCGTCTCCTCGCCCGCGAACAGGACGTTTCCGGGGCGGAAGTCGCCGTGGACGAGCGTCGTCTCCGGGTCTTCGGGCGCGTTCCCGACGAGCCACTCGCCGAGGGCCCGGAGCCGGTCGAACTCGCGGCCGGTCACCGCCGTGGCCTCGTCGAGCCGGTCGAGGCCGTTCTGGACCTGCTCGCGCGGGGTTCGGCGGTCGCACACGCCCTCGAACTGCTCGGGGTCGAGCGCGTGGACGTCTGCGAGGGTGTCGACCAGCGTGTGGGCGAGCTGTCGTCTCGCCGCCGGATGTCGGAACCGTTCGGGCAGGTCCGAGCCGAGGGGGACGACTTCGCCCGGCACGCGTGGGATGACGAAGAACGCGCCGTCCAGTATCGACGGGTCGTCGCAGTACAGCACCGGCTCCGGCGTCGGGAGGGGCGTGTCGTGGAGCCGTTCCATCACGCCGTACTCGTCGTGGAGCGCGTTGATGTACTGCCTGTCGCGGAGTTTGTTGGGCCGCCGCAGGACGTACTCCGTCTCGGGTGTCGACACCGCGAGGACGAGGTTGAGCCCGTCCGAGAGCGTCCCGACGGCCGCGATCTCGGCGTCCAGCTCGGTCGCGAGGTATGCTTCGAGGTCCGTTGTATCGAGGCTGGCGTCGGTCATCGGCGGAGAGACAGGGCTGCATTCAAAAAGGGTCCCGGCGGTATGACACGTCGGGACACGGGCGGGTCACACCGTCCGGAGGTCGTCGGTCGCGCGCGAGCGGATGGCCGCCGCCGCGACGGTGTCGGCGTGGGCGACGATGACCGCCTCCAGCGTCGCCGGTTCGACGGTCGTCCGGTGGGTGTGCGAGAGGACGATGTGGGCGAGTTCGACCGGCAGCCCGGCCCGCGCGACGAGGTGGACGCCGTAGTGGGGGTGCCCGAGGAGGTCGGACACCGGCGTCGCGTCCATCCCGTCGAACTCGGCGAGCTTGCTCACGTCGTGGACGAGCGCCCCCGCGACGACGGTGTCGAGCGACAGGTTGACGTCGCGGTGGTCGAGCAGGCTCTCGGCGAGGGCGAGTGCGCAGGCCGTGACCTCGCGGACGTGCTCGACCAGGTACTCGTCGTCGAGGCCGAGATCGCGTTGGGCCGGTGGGAACCAGGGGACCGCCGCGAGGTCGGTGACGCCGTGGTCGTCCATCGTGGTCGCCCAGGCCTCGACGACGCCGGCCCTGAGGTCGTCATCCTGGATGGCGTCGAGTTCGGGGAACGCCTCGCGGACGGTGTTCGCGTGCATGGTCGACAGTTCGGACTCCGGGATGAAACGTCTGCGTGGTCTCGGCACTCTCCCGCGTTCGCCGGAGTGTCGGCGATACCGGGCGTCGGCGGCGGGAGCTTTTTCGCCTAGCCGCGGATAGAGGAGGCCGATGGAACGCTCGTCGGAGCGCTCGGTCTCGCAGGCTCGACCTCGCGTTCCGACGGCCTCCCACTCACTCATGGCGCGGTTCTCACTCGCTTCGCTCGTTCCGACCCGCGCCGTTCGCTCGCGGGAGTGTCGGCGATACCGGCGTCGGTGCGAAGTCGGCGGGAGCTTTTTCGCCTAGCCGCGGATAGGGGAACCCGATGGAACTGTCGGCGATACCGGGCGTCGGCGCGAAGACGGCCGACGCGCTGGCCGAACTCGACGACCCCGAGGCGGCGTTACGGGCGGGTGACGTGGCGACGCTCTCGCGTGCGCCGGGCGTCTCCGAGGGGAGGGCGGCCCGCATCGCGCGGGCGGCCATCCGGACCGAACACGACGACCCGGGCGGCTTCCTCGCGACGGACCGCGCCCGCGAGGTGTACCGGGAGCTGCTCGGCGAGCTGCAGGCCCGGACCGTGACCGACTACGGGGCCAAGCGGATGGAGACGTTCTACCCGAGCGCGGCGCGGTCGCGCATCGACGAGGTACGCGCGTTCACCGAGTGCGCGATGGACCGCGAGGTTTCGGAGGGGGTGCTCGACGCGCTGGCGGGCGTCGAACCCCTGCAGGAGCCCCGGGACGTGTCGGTCCGGGACCGCTGTCTGGCGACGACCGACGGCGAGACGTACGCGCGGGCCCGGGAGGCGATTCCGGAGCTCCCGGTCGAGGTCGTCGACGACGCACGCGGGCTGGCCGACCTCGCGCGGGGCTACTCGACCGTCGTCGCGCTGGACGAGACGTTCGCCGGCGTCGAGGTCGAAGGGGACGTGCGGGTCGAGCCCGACACGCTGTCGGACCCCGTCGAGGTCGTGCCGGAGCGTGCGCTGGCGTTCTTCGCGACGAACCGCGACCGCATCCGGGCGGCCATCGCGGTGCATCGCGCCGCGGGGCTGGACGCGCCCTGCGACCTCGACGACCTGGAATCGGCGCTCTCGGGGCTGGCCGAGGACGGCGGCATCGCGGGCGACGAGGAGGTCGACCGGCTCGCGACCGCGCTCGACGACCTCGACGCGGCGGTCGGGATGGCCGAGAGCGTGGCGAACGACCGGCTGCGGGAGGCCATCGAGGAGCGCGACGTGACCATCGAGGGCGCGGACCTGCTCTCGCTGGTCGAGCGCGGGGCCGGGGTCGACTCGCTCCTCTCTCGCGAACTCGCCGACGAGTACGCAGCGGCCGTCGACGCCGCGCGGGACCACCTCGTCGAGAGCCTCGATCTGGACGCGGGCGAGGCCGAGGTCGCCCGGCGAGCCTTCGGCGACGAACCGACGTACCCCGTCGAGCACGAGGAGTCGGTGGTCTCGCGGCTCCGCGAGGACGTGAACGCCGCGAAGGAGCGGCGCGAGACCCGGCTGAAGCGCGAACTGGCCGACGAGCTGGCGGACCGGCGCGCCGACGCGGAGGCGCTCGTGGGGGCGGCGCTCGAGCTCGACGTGGAGCTCGCGGTCGCGCGCTTCGCCGCGGACTACGACTGCACGCTCCCCGCCTTCGACGGCTCGGGTATCGAGATCGAGGGTGGCCGGTCGCTCCTGCTCGACGTGACCCACGACGAGGTCGACCCGGTGGACTACGGCATCGACGGCGTCGCGCTCCTGTCCGGGGTGAACTCCGGCGGCAAGACCTCGACGCTCGACCTCGTGGCGAGCGTGGTCGTCCTCGCACAGATGGGGTTGCCCGTCCCCGCGAAGTCGGTGCGGCTCCAGCGGTTCTCGGCGCTGCACTACCACGCGAAGACCCAGGGGACCCTCGACGCGGGCGCGTTCGAGTCCACGGTTCGGGAGTTCGCCGACGTGGCCGACGGCGGCGCGGACTCGCTGGTGCTCGTCGACGAGCTGGAGTCGATCACGGAGCCGGGGGCGTCGGCCAAGATCATCGCGGGCATCCTCGAAGCGCTGGAGGAGAACGGCGCGTCGGCGGTGTTCGTCTCCCACCTCGCGGGCGAGATACGTGAGACGGCGAACTTCTCCGTCACTGTCGACGGCATCGAGGCGGTCGGGCTGGTCGACGGCGAGCTCGTCGTGAACCGCTCGCCCGTGAAGGACCACCTCGCGCGCTCGACGCCTGAGCTCATCGTCGAGAAGCTCGCCGGCGAGTCCGAGGGCGCGTTCTACGACCGGCTGCTGGAGAAGTTCGAGTGAGGGGGCTACGGAGACGGTGGTAACGTCGACTTATCGGTGTCCTGGCGAGTCAGCCGTCGTTACCCGCCAGCTAGGTGGTTCATGTCGAAGTGGCCCGCTCGCGTAGCCGGATCCATGGCGAAATCATTCGGTTGTAGCCAGGAGGGCTGTGCGTTCGAGATACACTCCGAGGACGAGGGCGAGATCGTGTCGATGGTCAGAGAGCACGCCCAGAACGTCCACGGGATGTCGATGAACGAGGGCGACATCAAAAGCGGCATCCAGGAGATGCACTGAACCGGGCAGGGAAACCGGGCAGAACCGTCGCGACCATTTTCGGCCGTCTGACGCGAGTCTGCCGAAGGACTAAGTACTCAGCGTAGCGTGGTGAAAGTGATGGCTGAGGACCCTCCAGACGAGGGAATGTTGGGCTGGGACGAGTCCGTCTTCCGCAACGAGCGGGTGTTCGAGATCGACTACGTCCCCGAGACGTTCAAACATCGCGAGACCCAGACTCAGAGCCTGCAGTACGTCCTCCGCCCCGCCGTCCGGGGGTCCCGTCCTCTCAACGCCGTCGTCCGCGGCCCGCCTGGCACCGGGAAGACCACGGCCGTCCAGAAGCTCTTCTCGGAGCTCCAGGCGGAGACCAGCGACGTGCGCACCGTCCGGGTGAACTGCCAGATGAAC is part of the Haloarchaeobius litoreus genome and harbors:
- a CDS encoding MutS-related protein; the encoded protein is MELSAIPGVGAKTADALAELDDPEAALRAGDVATLSRAPGVSEGRAARIARAAIRTEHDDPGGFLATDRAREVYRELLGELQARTVTDYGAKRMETFYPSAARSRIDEVRAFTECAMDREVSEGVLDALAGVEPLQEPRDVSVRDRCLATTDGETYARAREAIPELPVEVVDDARGLADLARGYSTVVALDETFAGVEVEGDVRVEPDTLSDPVEVVPERALAFFATNRDRIRAAIAVHRAAGLDAPCDLDDLESALSGLAEDGGIAGDEEVDRLATALDDLDAAVGMAESVANDRLREAIEERDVTIEGADLLSLVERGAGVDSLLSRELADEYAAAVDAARDHLVESLDLDAGEAEVARRAFGDEPTYPVEHEESVVSRLREDVNAAKERRETRLKRELADELADRRADAEALVGAALELDVELAVARFAADYDCTLPAFDGSGIEIEGGRSLLLDVTHDEVDPVDYGIDGVALLSGVNSGGKTSTLDLVASVVVLAQMGLPVPAKSVRLQRFSALHYHAKTQGTLDAGAFESTVREFADVADGGADSLVLVDELESITEPGASAKIIAGILEALEENGASAVFVSHLAGEIRETANFSVTVDGIEAVGLVDGELVVNRSPVKDHLARSTPELIVEKLAGESEGAFYDRLLEKFE
- a CDS encoding HD domain-containing protein; its protein translation is MHANTVREAFPELDAIQDDDLRAGVVEAWATTMDDHGVTDLAAVPWFPPAQRDLGLDDEYLVEHVREVTACALALAESLLDHRDVNLSLDTVVAGALVHDVSKLAEFDGMDATPVSDLLGHPHYGVHLVARAGLPVELAHIVLSHTHRTTVEPATLEAVIVAHADTVAAAAIRSRATDDLRTV
- a CDS encoding DUF1059 domain-containing protein gives rise to the protein MAKSFGCSQEGCAFEIHSEDEGEIVSMVREHAQNVHGMSMNEGDIKSGIQEMH
- a CDS encoding phosphotransferase family protein; this translates as MTDASLDTTDLEAYLATELDAEIAAVGTLSDGLNLVLAVSTPETEYVLRRPNKLRDRQYINALHDEYGVMERLHDTPLPTPEPVLYCDDPSILDGAFFVIPRVPGEVVPLGSDLPERFRHPAARRQLAHTLVDTLADVHALDPEQFEGVCDRRTPREQVQNGLDRLDEATAVTGREFDRLRALGEWLVGNAPEDPETTLVHGDFRPGNVLFAGEETPEITGVLDWEAALLGDPLTELGYLLLRWGDADDPTPSLDAIAERYPEHERTVAHLRELNERGLAPFTTDPGSPTRRELVDRYEERTGRTFKHERFYRVQAAFSLASVWVDLHRYRVEHDEDSDFEPFIDHMTLLAEGVVDGERPL
- a CDS encoding DUF2298 domain-containing protein produces the protein MFEVFIVAKWLLVFAALAVIGAPLAAVVFRQFPRRGAAFAIPAALLPTVLLVFWLGQATFGSLTVFASLLVVVVVSGIVLHRGVEPDWRGVAGSYVVFTLGFLFLTAFRAYNAGITPVGGEQFLHFGLVKSLLRAGSLPPEDFWFAGEPLRYYYGTQMQVAMMAMLTDTPARYAFNLGIPAFYAMLVVAAYGLVGTVTSLKDRSYRLGGAFGVFFVAIAGALTTFVRLVFGALPIDVAVEYGQPAFGFVARRFYIGDDGIETMDQAMRAAIQEGGHMDSWGWWFTRYVVPGTLQEFPLYSFIKSDLHGHALANGYILVAAALALAYYLTPAEHRLRRLGLVYGGIGLIAGVFGFMNTWSLPTAVGLAWLAMAAADAHPATLLPGALGERLHYEPAVSAAAEPAEDGTPDTAPGSALGRRLAAETWRVVLAGVFAALVGVLGVALASPFLIFGHVPTNDGIGFLPPRTGLAPFLVIYGGIVALFAGFVLYRSWPEIRALPTWASVGGAVGLLAVGAVLVHVLDFAVFAVVGPILLGMWWLVRTDRAGFEGVLVVAGVGLLLSFEVLHARVAPYDLPRWNTTLKVAVQGWTLAAAGAGGITALVLSEAWDALASESTADADMPETAGVDDAGPGAQADDAGPHTHADTTAAADGGSPARSSLATLGIAVLAIGVVLTSTPFVALAFADEVKTPYDDDAPATIDGLATHERWKAEEIEAIHWLDDREGRPVIVEPVDTPVPDDPEHIYVEYDWITPAATLTGLPTVLGWDHQVNYRGGEAYLHRMEQVDDIYTGTWANATSALREHDVRYIYVGPRANELYGGDIRQFHHHDGISVAFENDKVTIYAVDHDELAGDDDEWPAEGSARWNGTDANATVAV